The following are encoded in a window of Roseimaritima ulvae genomic DNA:
- a CDS encoding NADPH-dependent assimilatory sulfite reductase hemoprotein subunit has translation MSTDARELSAAEKIKDESRFLRGNIGEELQQDSASFGKESIALLKFHGTYQQDDRDIRIERKKAGLDKAFSCMVRCRIPGGRMTAEQLVAQLDLCDELGNATLKITTRQTLQLHGILKSDLRETIHRINKINLSTLAACGDVNRNIMCCPAKRVGTVHEELQRLSQELTVALAPQTRGYHELWVTDLETGEKTLEGGGPPTKEEEPLYGPRYLPRKFKIGIALPEDNCIDIYTQDLGFLAVVREGKVIGYNVSVGGGMGMTPSAAKTFPALAQRMAFARPEQVVDVAKAVIGVQRDFGNREDRKVARMKYLIADWGIEKFRSKVEEYFGEALADCTEDDVHGFDDHMGWQEQGDGLWSYGLNVENGRLYDNDQVQLKAAFRAIAAELNPAIRLTSHQSIIFCDIQPEQKDRLLEIIRAHGVRLSEDTSNVRRWSMACVGLPTCGLSVTESERIMPKFMDQLEGPLAKLGMSHEKFTVRMTGCPNGCARPYNADLALVGQTKGKYRVFAGGALLGTRLNYQYKEKVAEADVPSELIAVFAAFKANRQDNETMGDFCARVGRDELERMAEEAPKP, from the coding sequence ATGTCTACCGATGCTCGTGAATTGTCCGCCGCGGAAAAAATCAAAGATGAAAGTCGGTTTCTGCGTGGCAATATCGGTGAAGAACTTCAACAGGACTCCGCGTCGTTTGGCAAAGAGTCGATCGCGCTGCTGAAGTTCCACGGAACCTACCAGCAAGACGATCGTGATATCCGCATCGAACGCAAAAAAGCGGGCTTGGACAAAGCCTTCTCCTGCATGGTGCGCTGCCGTATCCCGGGCGGTCGGATGACGGCCGAGCAATTGGTCGCCCAGCTGGATCTGTGTGACGAACTCGGCAACGCGACGCTGAAAATCACCACGCGGCAAACCCTGCAGCTGCACGGGATCCTGAAAAGCGATCTGCGGGAAACGATCCACCGCATCAACAAAATCAACCTCTCCACGCTAGCCGCCTGTGGCGACGTGAACCGTAACATCATGTGCTGCCCGGCCAAACGCGTGGGTACCGTGCACGAAGAACTGCAGCGACTCAGCCAAGAACTGACCGTGGCCCTGGCGCCGCAAACTCGCGGCTACCACGAGCTGTGGGTGACGGACCTGGAAACCGGCGAGAAAACGCTCGAAGGCGGCGGGCCGCCGACCAAGGAAGAAGAACCGCTCTACGGGCCGCGTTACCTGCCCCGAAAATTCAAAATCGGGATCGCTCTGCCCGAAGACAACTGCATCGACATCTACACTCAAGACCTGGGTTTCTTGGCTGTCGTCCGCGAAGGCAAAGTGATCGGCTACAACGTTTCGGTCGGCGGCGGCATGGGCATGACTCCCTCGGCAGCCAAAACCTTCCCGGCTCTGGCCCAGCGGATGGCCTTCGCGCGGCCCGAACAGGTGGTCGACGTGGCCAAAGCCGTGATTGGCGTGCAGCGTGATTTTGGCAATCGCGAAGATCGCAAAGTCGCTCGCATGAAATATCTGATCGCCGACTGGGGGATCGAAAAATTCCGCAGCAAGGTGGAAGAGTACTTCGGCGAAGCCTTGGCGGACTGCACCGAAGACGATGTGCATGGGTTCGACGATCACATGGGCTGGCAGGAGCAAGGCGATGGCCTCTGGTCCTACGGCTTGAACGTCGAAAATGGACGCCTGTACGACAACGACCAAGTGCAGCTGAAAGCGGCCTTCCGAGCGATCGCCGCGGAACTCAACCCGGCCATCCGTCTGACGTCCCATCAGAGCATCATCTTCTGCGACATCCAGCCGGAGCAGAAAGATCGCTTGTTGGAGATCATTCGCGCCCACGGCGTCCGCTTGAGCGAAGACACCAGCAACGTGCGGCGATGGTCGATGGCCTGCGTGGGCTTGCCCACGTGCGGCTTGTCGGTCACCGAAAGCGAACGCATCATGCCCAAGTTCATGGATCAACTGGAAGGCCCGCTGGCGAAGCTTGGCATGAGTCATGAAAAGTTCACGGTGCGGATGACCGGATGCCCCAATGGCTGTGCTCGGCCTTACAACGCGGACCTGGCTCTGGTCGGACAGACCAAAGGCAAGTACCGCGTGTTTGCAGGCGGTGCCTTGCTGGGCACGCGACTAAACTACCAATACAAAGAGAAGGTCGCCGAAGCGGACGTGCCGAGCGAACTGATCGCGGTGTTTGCGGCCTTCAAAGCCAATCGACAAGACAACGAGACGATGGGCGATTTTTGCGCTCGCGTGGGCCGCGACGAACTGGAACGCATGGCCGAAGAAGCGCCCAAGCCCTAA
- the folD gene encoding bifunctional methylenetetrahydrofolate dehydrogenase/methenyltetrahydrofolate cyclohydrolase FolD — translation MPARVLNGKQTALAIRGEVAEEVSKFVAEGGPRPCLAAVLVGDDPASQVYVRNKQRACEKAGIEGRLQRLPADVSQAELMDVVQGLNADDAVHGILVQLPLPRGLDERQVLDAVDARKDVDAFNPGNVGLLMQGRPRFLPCTPSGIVQLLHRYEIPVAGKHVVVVGRSDIVGKPMAMLLAARDGSCGPDTANATVTIAHSRTDDLDAVVRSGDIVIAAVGRPEMIRGSMLKPGAVVIDVGINRVDDKLVGDVCYEEAMEVASAVTPVPGGVGPLTIAMLLSNTLQAARAIHASGQG, via the coding sequence ATGCCCGCACGAGTCCTGAACGGCAAGCAAACAGCGCTTGCGATCCGCGGCGAGGTCGCCGAAGAAGTTTCAAAATTTGTTGCCGAGGGGGGCCCGCGGCCTTGCCTGGCGGCCGTATTGGTGGGCGACGACCCCGCCAGTCAGGTGTATGTCCGCAATAAGCAGCGAGCCTGCGAGAAGGCGGGGATCGAAGGCCGCCTGCAACGCTTGCCGGCGGATGTCAGTCAAGCGGAGCTGATGGACGTGGTCCAGGGCCTCAACGCCGACGACGCGGTGCACGGCATCCTGGTCCAGCTGCCCCTGCCCAGGGGGTTGGACGAGCGACAAGTGCTCGACGCCGTGGACGCTCGCAAGGACGTCGATGCCTTCAATCCCGGCAACGTGGGGCTGCTGATGCAAGGCCGGCCGCGGTTCCTGCCTTGCACCCCATCGGGAATCGTGCAACTGCTGCATCGCTACGAGATCCCGGTGGCCGGCAAACACGTGGTCGTGGTCGGACGCAGCGATATCGTGGGCAAACCGATGGCCATGTTGCTGGCCGCTCGAGATGGCAGCTGCGGCCCGGACACCGCCAACGCCACGGTCACCATCGCCCATAGCCGCACGGACGATTTGGACGCGGTGGTCCGCAGCGGGGACATTGTGATCGCCGCCGTCGGCCGCCCGGAAATGATCCGCGGTTCGATGCTCAAGCCGGGTGCCGTGGTGATCGATGTGGGCATCAACCGCGTGGACGACAAACTGGTTGGCGACGTGTGTTACGAGGAAGCCATGGAAGTCGCTTCGGCCGTCACGCCCGTACCTGGCGGCGTCGGACCGCTGACGATCGCGATGCTGTTGAGCAACACGCTGCAGGCCGCTCGCGCGATCCACGCCAGCGGTCAGGGTTGA